In Stanieria sp. NIES-3757, the DNA window ATATGAGGCAAATATAGACCGTTTACACCAGGCGATCGCTTTTTGTCAAAGAGAAAAAATTCGACTCTATCGCATGAGTTCTAATTTATTTCCTTTTGCAGATACAACCATTGGTGAAGATGTCTTAAATCAATTAAGCCATAAGCTTAACCAAGTGGGTAAACTAGCACAAAAATTAGGTATCAGAATAGTACTTCATCCTAATCAATTTGTAGTTTTAAACTCTGATTATCCCGAAGTTATTCAAAATAGTATTAGAATTCTCAAAACTCATGCTCATATTTTCGATTTGTTGCAATTGCCTCGTTCTCCCTGGGCATTAATCAATATTCATGGAGGGAAAGGCGATCGCGCTAAGAGATTAATAGATAACGTTAACAATTTATCCGATTCAATTCGTTCTCGTTTAAGCTTTGAAAACGACGAACATACCTATAGCGCAGAAGAAATTCTAGAAATCTGTCGAGCAACCAAAGTTCCGATGGTATTTGACGCACACCACCACCTTATTCACGAAGAATTGGATAGTTATGACGATCCTAGTGTCGGAGAAATGCTGGCAGCAGCAAAAACTACTTGGGAAGTTCCTCAATGGCAATTAGTTCATATTTCCAACGGACGCGATCGTTTTAAGGATTCTAAACACAGCGATCTGATTACTCAAATGCCTCGTAGTTTTCGTGATGCACCTTGGATCGAAGTGGAGGCAAAAAAGAAGGAACAAGCGATCGCCAAACTTCGACAAGAATGGCTTCAATCAAACATTATTTATCTCCATAATTAAACACATTTAAAACACCGACTTCAATCGAGTTAACTATGAATAAAAACATTATTTTAGACAACAAAGAAACTCTCCGAGGCATATTTGCTGTTTCTATGATCATCGCCGGGATTACACATTTTTTCGCTCCCTATCAATATATAAAAATTGTTCCATCTCTTTTACCTTATCCTGGCGCACTTGTTTATATCAGTGGTTTTTTTGAAATTGTCGGTGGTATTGCTTTACTCATTCCTTCCCTCAGCCAAGCTGCTGCTTGGGGCTTTGTGCTTTTGCTCATTGCCGTATATCCAGCTAATATCAACATGGCAGTAAATCACATCCATGTCGATCACGTACCAGATAGTAATTTACTACAAGCGATTAGATTACCTTTTCAGTTTGTCCTCATTGCTTGGGCTTGGTGGTATACCAAAGAACCTAAAAAAATTAACAATTATCAGTAAAAAGTTTTAGTCTCTTGCGATCCAAAAATAAAGCTCCGACAAATAATCATCAATCAAAGCTAAAAATGGGTCACCTGGGATTTGCGCCTTATTTAGATACCTGAAACCGTTGATACCTCGTTAATTTCAAGGAGTTGACTTAAGCAACTTAATTGACCTCTACGAATACGATTGGAATGAGCTAGATATCGAGTTTAAACATTACTAGAACTATCAAAAACCAGAAGATTATTTGCATACTAGAAAAGCTGTAAGCAAGGGACTAAGGCTAAAAAGCCTTTTGATCGCAAGCATCTTGAAAGCATCCAAAAAAAAAGTGCGGACGGAGAGACTCGAACTCTCACGTCAGAGACACTAGAACCTAAATCTAGCGCGTCTACCAATTCCGCCACGTCCGCATATTTAGACTGTTTTCTATCATAGCAAAGACAGAAAATAAATCAACAATTTTGAAAAATTACTGTAACTTACAAACCTGACGTTGACGATCAATTTGTGGTTCAATCCAAGAATAGGCAAAATGACTAACAGAATTAATTTCAGGAAAAGCTGAATGTAAAGCCGACATTTGAGTTTCTAAAGGAGGATGCTGTTTGTAGGTTTGACCCCAAGAACCAGCTAAAGCAGGAATGATCGTCGTCTCAGGAGATGCCATTTGTCTAACAGTATTAATTTCATTGACAATACAACTAGCATCTTCACAAATTGAATAAGCCATCGGATGCCATTCTAAAGAGGCAGGAAACTTATCCCAAGCTTGCAAACGAGAATCAAATCCTCCTCGACCAACTAAACGATTGCCATCAGGAAAAAATACTGCCCCAGCAGGAAGATTCTGGCGTTGCACAGGTAAAGCTGCAAAGGAAAGAAAATCAATAACTCCTTGAGCAGCATGAGCAACACTAAAAAACCACAATTCTGACTGTATTTGACCTAAACGACTTCGAGCAGATTCTTTGGTTTCTGAAGTAGAAATTTGACGACCCTGCCAA includes these proteins:
- a CDS encoding UV-endonuclease UvdE, producing MDYEQETKDFPVLGLVCITASPEVRFRTITRRVLLKLEAKEQEQKLQEIYEANIDRLHQAIAFCQREKIRLYRMSSNLFPFADTTIGEDVLNQLSHKLNQVGKLAQKLGIRIVLHPNQFVVLNSDYPEVIQNSIRILKTHAHIFDLLQLPRSPWALINIHGGKGDRAKRLIDNVNNLSDSIRSRLSFENDEHTYSAEEILEICRATKVPMVFDAHHHLIHEELDSYDDPSVGEMLAAAKTTWEVPQWQLVHISNGRDRFKDSKHSDLITQMPRSFRDAPWIEVEAKKKEQAIAKLRQEWLQSNIIYLHN